From Acidobacteriota bacterium, a single genomic window includes:
- a CDS encoding helix-hairpin-helix domain-containing protein, translating into MAYADCLPALKSPISNLSWIVLLLLLSSFAQAQTPNTPLDLNTATAAQLETLPGIGPGLAARILEYRRKHGLFKRPQDLIIVRGMSAKRFRLLTALVRV; encoded by the coding sequence ATGGCCTACGCTGATTGTCTTCCCGCTCTCAAATCTCCAATTTCAAATCTCAGCTGGATTGTGCTTTTGCTACTGCTCTCTTCTTTCGCACAAGCGCAAACGCCCAACACGCCGCTCGATCTCAACACAGCTACCGCCGCCCAACTTGAAACATTGCCCGGCATTGGCCCCGGTCTGGCAGCCCGTATTCTGGAATACCGCCGCAAACACGGCCTGTTCAAACGCCCGCAAGACCTGATCATCGTGCGCGGCATGAGTGCGAAACGCTTTCGCCTGCTCACGGCTTTGGTGCGCGTCTGA
- a CDS encoding putative DNA binding domain-containing protein → MGRKRFNNAHRHAPGSERSYHAYQFDVPLQATSRLELVRLIRGGEDTYLELKVRFSNAEKITAEIIALANTEGGAIIFGVNDQLRIEGVDDVEDVEEKLREICATQIRPPVFPYINKVAFDSGRRVVVLEVDAHNRPHRTLDDKFYLREGAIKRETTREELARVYGETHPSRFEYALVFQAELEKDIDESLFWSYVRGVNPGYWGESTKGFPTDAVLREMGLVIKFGEVLLPTVGGLLLFGQNERVAKLLPQASLQLMRVSGHAANAPLVERVQLQGNLLRLYDGALHFLKRYVDLWDTKPSRKALESHDGFLTGRANYHRASIHEALANMLIHRAWQLHDRQARITIYDDSLEFSNPANPLELPLIALRYGIAQAPNARLKAVFTNQHYGTALAPGGLPLLFAQSTDFARRTPEGPTINNNEFRLKIYGLR, encoded by the coding sequence ATGGGCCGCAAACGCTTCAATAATGCTCATCGCCACGCCCCTGGTTCTGAACGCTCTTATCACGCCTATCAATTCGATGTGCCTCTGCAAGCGACCTCGCGCCTGGAGTTAGTGCGCCTGATTCGTGGCGGCGAAGACACCTACCTCGAATTAAAAGTCCGCTTCAGCAACGCCGAAAAGATCACGGCAGAGATCATTGCGCTGGCTAATACCGAAGGCGGAGCAATCATCTTCGGTGTCAATGACCAACTGCGCATCGAGGGCGTTGACGATGTCGAAGACGTCGAAGAAAAACTGCGTGAGATTTGCGCCACCCAAATCCGACCGCCCGTCTTTCCGTACATCAATAAAGTCGCCTTTGACAGCGGTCGGCGCGTCGTCGTGCTGGAAGTAGACGCCCACAATCGCCCGCATCGCACGCTCGACGACAAATTCTATCTGCGCGAAGGCGCCATCAAACGCGAAACAACCCGCGAAGAACTTGCCCGCGTTTATGGCGAAACTCATCCGTCACGTTTTGAATATGCGCTGGTCTTTCAGGCCGAACTTGAAAAAGACATTGATGAATCGCTGTTTTGGAGCTATGTGCGCGGCGTCAATCCCGGTTACTGGGGTGAGTCCACCAAAGGCTTTCCGACCGATGCGGTGTTGCGTGAGATGGGCTTGGTAATCAAATTCGGCGAGGTGTTATTGCCGACTGTGGGCGGGTTGTTGCTCTTTGGCCAGAACGAACGCGTTGCCAAATTGCTGCCGCAAGCCAGCCTGCAACTCATGCGCGTCAGCGGCCACGCTGCCAATGCGCCCCTCGTCGAACGCGTGCAATTGCAAGGCAATCTATTGCGGCTTTACGACGGCGCGCTGCATTTCCTGAAACGCTATGTTGATCTGTGGGACACCAAACCTTCGCGCAAAGCGCTGGAATCCCATGATGGCTTTCTCACCGGCCGCGCCAATTATCATCGCGCGTCTATTCACGAAGCGCTCGCCAACATGCTGATCCATCGTGCCTGGCAGTTACACGACCGCCAAGCGCGCATCACGATTTATGACGACAGTCTGGAATTCAGCAACCCGGCCAATCCGCTTGAACTGCCGTTAATCGCGCTGCGCTACGGTATTGCGCAAGCGCCCAACGCCCGTCTCAAAGCCGTCTTCACCAACCAGCATTATGGCACGGCACTCGCGCCCGGCGGCTTGCCGCTGCTCTTTGCGCAAAGCACAGACTTTGCGCGCCGCACGCCTGAAGGGCCGACGATCAACAACAACGAATTCCGGTTGAAAATCTATGGCCTACGCTGA
- the tatA gene encoding twin-arginine translocase TatA/TatE family subunit, which translates to MFGLGPTEMIVLLVIVLILFGGSRLPGLMKGMGEGIRNFKQGMHEDPDEKKPELPK; encoded by the coding sequence ATGTTTGGCTTAGGTCCAACGGAAATGATTGTCCTGCTGGTGATCGTTCTGATCCTCTTCGGCGGCAGCCGCCTGCCCGGCTTGATGAAAGGCATGGGTGAAGGCATCCGCAACTTCAAGCAGGGCATGCACGAAGATCCTGACGAAAAGAAACCTGAATTGCCCAAGTAG
- a CDS encoding YtxH domain-containing protein yields the protein MADENNGSDKLVYFLIGAGIGAVTALLFAPKPGSELRADLADATKRSLDQARDTTRELNERATELYQTGVERASDIAARSREAVTDLNARSRDTVNELTERGKELVNRQKSQIQAALEAGKQGYLEAKQSDQSKAAFEDNA from the coding sequence ATGGCAGACGAAAACAATGGCAGTGACAAGCTGGTCTATTTTTTGATTGGCGCGGGGATCGGCGCCGTGACAGCGTTGTTGTTTGCGCCCAAACCGGGGAGCGAGTTACGCGCCGATTTGGCCGACGCGACCAAACGCAGCTTGGATCAGGCGCGTGATACCACCCGCGAATTGAACGAGCGCGCCACCGAGCTATATCAAACGGGCGTTGAACGCGCGAGCGACATCGCCGCCCGCAGTCGCGAAGCCGTCACCGATTTGAATGCGCGTAGCCGGGACACGGTCAATGAATTGACCGAACGCGGCAAAGAACTGGTCAATCGCCAGAAATCGCAAATTCAGGCCGCCTTGGAAGCCGGCAAACAAGGCTACTTGGAAGCGAAGCAGTCTGATCAATCGAAGGCGGCTTTTGAGGATAACGCTTAG
- the recF gene encoding DNA replication and repair protein RecF (All proteins in this family for which functions are known are DNA-binding proteins that assist the filamentation of RecA onto DNA for the initiation of recombination or recombinational repair.): MFLQRLESFHFRNLTGAIEFAPGLNVIYGQNAQGKSSWLEAVYLLATTKSFRTKYPKEAIQHGLTEAILRGTVARGNLTKDLQLLITDSVKQSFINCKREPVTRYLGNLDAIAFTADEVEIVRGAPEARRRFLDRGLVGTLPSYLGTLSEYGRVLKQKNALLREAAQADDPTRYFDMLQPWNDQLVELGTEIHGLRLGYVEKLQAQLKPELFQHEQITIRYRSSLEGKGDLGAYAALFRERLQLRLKNEIVIGYALVGPHRDDLEVLFDGYEIAKYGSSGQQRSALLILDLAQMSVYHTVFEEYPLFLVDDIDAELDRERIGILLDYLDGKAQTLVSTSKHSIAERYRARAQTHWVVAGQVIEDKELNRDLGQTEREPALADPAPLLQAPSTQAPDAQLVGTPALSKTDSPDTETLDWLRQEETAVNVAPPNDNDAEDRHRAPF; this comes from the coding sequence ATGTTTTTGCAACGCCTCGAATCCTTCCACTTTCGCAACCTCACCGGCGCCATCGAATTCGCCCCCGGTCTCAATGTGATTTACGGCCAGAACGCCCAAGGCAAAAGCTCCTGGCTCGAAGCCGTCTACCTGTTGGCCACGACCAAATCGTTTCGCACGAAGTATCCCAAAGAGGCTATTCAACACGGCCTGACCGAGGCCATCTTGCGTGGCACGGTCGCGCGCGGCAATCTCACCAAAGACCTGCAACTGCTCATTACCGACTCAGTCAAACAATCCTTCATCAACTGCAAGCGCGAGCCGGTGACGCGCTATTTGGGCAATCTGGATGCGATTGCTTTCACCGCCGATGAAGTGGAGATCGTGCGCGGCGCGCCCGAAGCGCGGCGGCGCTTTCTGGATCGCGGGTTGGTGGGGACGCTGCCATCATATCTGGGCACGCTTAGCGAATATGGCCGTGTGCTGAAACAGAAAAATGCGCTGTTACGCGAAGCAGCACAGGCTGATGACCCGACACGCTATTTCGACATGCTGCAACCGTGGAATGATCAGTTGGTCGAATTGGGTACCGAGATTCACGGGCTGCGGCTGGGTTACGTTGAGAAATTGCAGGCGCAGTTAAAACCGGAATTATTTCAGCATGAACAGATCACGATCCGCTATCGCTCATCGCTGGAAGGCAAGGGCGACCTGGGTGCGTATGCCGCTTTGTTCCGCGAACGGCTGCAATTGCGCCTGAAAAATGAGATCGTGATTGGCTATGCGCTGGTGGGGCCGCACCGCGATGATTTGGAGGTACTGTTTGACGGCTATGAGATTGCAAAATATGGCAGTTCGGGGCAACAACGTAGCGCCCTGCTCATTCTTGATCTAGCGCAGATGAGCGTGTACCATACAGTGTTTGAAGAATATCCGCTTTTTCTAGTGGATGACATAGACGCGGAATTGGATCGGGAACGGATCGGGATTTTGCTGGATTACCTGGATGGCAAAGCCCAAACGCTGGTCTCGACCTCGAAGCATTCGATTGCCGAACGTTACCGCGCCCGCGCCCAGACGCATTGGGTAGTCGCCGGGCAAGTGATTGAAGATAAAGAATTAAATCGGGATTTGGGCCAGACCGAAAGGGAACCGGCGCTTGCAGACCCTGCGCCGCTCCTACAAGCGCCTTCCACGCAAGCGCCAGATGCCCAGTTGGTCGGCACGCCTGCCCTCTCAAAAACGGATTCGCCAGATACTGAGACGCTGGATTGGTTGCGACAAGAGGAAACGGCGGTGAACGTTGCGCCACCAAATGATAATGATGCTGAAGACAGACATCGCGCACCGTTCTAA